The Arachis ipaensis cultivar K30076 chromosome B05, Araip1.1, whole genome shotgun sequence nucleotide sequence GATCCAATCCCCAATttccaaattcaaaacaaatgaaaattaaaagtgagaaaactaaaaatgagcaaaaGGATCCTCTCTCTAATCAAATTtgttcctatttatacactttctattctcaATCTTCaaaacttggagtgggctttttaattttgaccttgaataaaattgggttggagatgcatgctccagtggagcgctccatTTGGAAAGTGAACTTGGCATTCACTTCTCCCTTGGTGCGCCTTTGTTGCGCCTTGTTGCCTCTAGCGTTCACTATTTGAACGCTGCGCTCAAATTTTGAGCGCTACACTTGGTTGGGTGCTGCCTTGGATGCGCGCATTGTTTCCCTTGGCTCTCTCTCTCTTCGAAaacgttcactaagtgaacgtggcgttcactttttGAATGCTACCCTTTGTTACACGCCTTGGTGGGCTTGTTTCCTTGGTGCATGATGGTCTTCTTTGGGTGTTCACTTATTGAACGATGCGTTCAAAGTTTGAGCGCCACCCTTTGCTTCTTTGGTGCATTTGGCTTGAGCTTCCTCCCCAAGGCTTGAAACCCGCGATAAAGTTCATAAAGTGAATGCCAAGTTCACTTTTTGAATGCTATCCCTTGCCTCTTTGATGCATTGTATTAGTGAACTCCAAGTTCAGTCTTTGAACGTTGCTCCCTTGATTGGCCTCCcccttttcttcatttcttcacctacaagcaaccaaacaaataatcaaagtatcaccaaattcacaagttCTTTGCTTTATTcatgaaatcaattaattctagcataaactctatgattttgtgtaaaataaattatggttgattgattcaagataatcatgaaaattcactccaattacttacttattgtgcaagaaagtgcataaaacctaatgagactaatgaaaaaggcttgtaaaactagcataaaatgacttgttggtgcacgaaattgtgatcacacttttcataactccagtacaactaaccagcaagtgcactgggtagtctaagtaataaaaccttacgcgagtaagggtcgatcccacggagattgccggcttgaagcaagctatggtcatcctataaatcttagtcaggaggattcaattggttatgagttttgataattgaaagataaataaaacataaattaaaataaagatacttatgtaattcattggtgggaatttcagataagcgtttggagatgctttgttgcttctgaacctctgctttcctattgtcttcatccaatcatgcgtgctcccttccatggtaagctttatgttggtggatcatcgttgtcaatggctaccatccgtcctctcagtgaaaatggtccaggtacggtttctgtacggctaataaactgtcggatctctcgtctcagatgaaaaataccaagcacagttactgcacggctaatcatctgtcggttctcacttgtgtcagaatagaATCTCTCTACCCTTTTGCAcgctgtcactgcacccaacattcgtgagtttgaagctcgtcacagtcatcttgTCCCAGATCCtaatcagaatatcacagacaaggtttagacttttcggatctcaggaatgttgccaattggttctagcctcttccacgaaggttctaatctcatggatttgaatgctctgttgtcaagagaggcaagtcaaatccgtggatcagagacccaagagactatactccggctgtcgtccaatgactacgttgaacatcatatagaccgcttgtggttgttaggcacgcggatcttggcttagcgagtaacgaagatagtgggtgattgtcacgggtcatcccttcattctgacttaactgaattaagtacgacagtaaatcttggagaagaagtaagcgtgaattgaaagagaaacaatagtacttgcattaattcatgaagaacagtagagctccgcaccttaatctatgaggtgtagaaactccaccgtagaaaatacataagagaaaaaggtataggcatggccgaatggccagcctcccaaatgtgaacAATGGCATAAGCTGATAAAAAAGTCTcaatacaataggaaagactagtatttatactaaactagttactaaggattacagaaattgagtaactaagtacagatagtgcagaaatctacttccggggcacacttggtgtgtgcttgggctgagcattgagctttacacgtgcataggccttttctggagttaaacgccagcttggatgccaatttgggcgtttaactccagttctggtgccagttccggcgttttacgctagaaaagggtctctggctggcgttgaacgccagtttggggcatcatatctcgggaaaagtatggactattatatattgctggaaagcccaagatgttagctttccttcccaattgagaacgtgccaattgaacttctgtagctccagaaaaacgcgtttgagtacagagaggtcagaatccaacagcatctgcagtcctttctcagcctctgaatcagatttttactcaggtccctcaatttcagccagaaaatacctgaaattacagaaaaacatgaaatctcatagtaaagtccagaaatgtgagtttttcataaaaaataataaaaatataataaaaagtaaccaaaacatactaaaaactatgtaaaaacaatgccaaaaagcgtataaattatccgctcatcacttgtcatcacaacaccaaacttaaaccttgcttgtccccaagcaagcactaaacatgagaagaaatggaatgaaatagagaagtatataagtccttatttagcagataatagaATTTGAGCCATgggattttatgcagacaaaaatgcagctcaattattcTTTGTTGATAGAAAGGAAATGCTTCTTTGGagattcactagagttgctgttaTAATTCCCTGCTCTTTGATTGATCCCTTTTTGATTTTTCCTTCATTCTTTTTATTAGAAAGCATATTTCTCAATGGTGGCTCAATGTCAAGTGTTGCAgtagccttttggctcaatttttctcaacacttcttcactacagacacttggctcacaattcttcttaggaacattgatgcccagcacctctttgggttactaaatgccttgtaactaggttgctcttgataatggacattcggttgataatcccagattagttaatccaagttaccaagttttaaaagactcctcagaacctaattgtccaagcatatcctagtacaagaaacaccacatgcatatgtcctaaggtccaagctattggtgtctagccttattatttgtttctttctttcttgttgcCAATCCAtggcttttcttctctttttctttcttacttttcttcatTCCCCAGGGATGTTCATTAATTGAAGGTTTTATAACAGTAACTAAGTTCACACTACAAGAGATACTCTCttctgcagcttttattattgagcttatcatccaatcaagcaattaccaccacaagtctttattctaattcctacaacattggacaatcactttctatttcaaacattttctcttattgatgcaaaaagGACAAGACATAATTTAGCAAATGAGTGATAACAGGCATAATGCAAATCCTAATAATAATCTACCAAGATATGAAAATGCAGAACTTAAAACATTTAGAGTCATATCATGTTTCAaatatgcatcatccttatttaatTAGAACTATAAAAGGGACTCCACCACCTCTTAATTGTtgtgctcttttcctttgctggattccgctttcttcttcctcttcttgtttgTTTCTTGGGGTTCTTCAACAAGGCACCTCCGATCCCAAATGTGGTCTACTTGACCCCAGAACCCAGCATCCTTTAATCCTTGTTGCATGTGTGCTACATTATTCTTGGCTTTTGCTCTCTGATGGTCTACCAATTCTTGGCATTGCTTAAATGGCTTGATTTGTTGGTTCAATACTGGCATGCTATGGACCACATAGTCCAACTTTGCTTGAGTTTTTATATCATACTCAATTCTGTCCAAGTTCCTATGCTCTCCAATTGTATGATATATATTCTTCCATTGGTAGAGATTTTGGGTGTACTCCCCATACTTGGCCTGTCATAGGGATAATCTATTAAATGATTCTTGAAAGTTTGCTGATTGTTCCCTTTGCCCCTCAAGAATTTTTGCTTGAAACTCTCTCTGTTGATCCAACATTTTGAGCTGGAAGTTTTCTTGCTTCTCCATCATTTGTTGCTGCCAATGCTCTTGTTGCTCTTGGGCTTTCAAGTACTGCTCTTGTTGCCTCAAGtattgctcctgttgttgctcctgtgctctcatgtATTGTTGAGACATTTCCTCAATGGTTCTTTGCATTTGGCTTAAGTCCATTGCACCAGAAGCTTGTTCCTCCTCCACTTGTGGTCTCCTCCTtcttccttgagctcttctatccTCTTCGGGTTCAGGGACACCATCCATTTTTTGCTTGGTGATTCCTCTGCCTCCTGTTACCCGATCTATATCTGCATCCTCAAAGAGTACTCCCGCTCTATTACACAGCCTCAGAATGGTGCTTGGGTGGCCAAGCATGCTTGATTTGCCAGTATTTTCAGCCATCTCTTGAATGCTATCTGCGATGAGCTATGGGATATTGATTTTTCCACCCCTAAGTATGCAATATGTCAGAATTGCTCTTTGTATTGTGACCTCAGATGTATTTGCAATGGGGAGTATAGATCTTCTCACTAGctcgttgataaaccactatttcatggtttatcttgtactcaattgagtggtttttatctactctttaccgacttatttatactatttgcatggttttacatttgccttcctaattatgtgctttgattgaaaacatgcttctttgatcttatatttgattattattaatcctcttttattaccattagatgccttgatatgtgtgttaagtgttttcagatattataaggtaggaatggcttggaggatgggaagaaagcatgcaaaagtggaaggaatgcaagaagttggagaaattgctaagctgtccagcctgacctctctgcactcaaactgctataactttagctacagaggtcaaaatgacgcggttctagttgcattggaaagctaacgtccggggcttcgatttgatatataatatgctatagttcccctgatgctaggcaatgcgaccgcgtgatccatgcggccgcgtcgcagtgacaaaaaacctGCGTGGCAAAactcgaaaccagcgaattctggactgtttttgacccagtttgcggcccagaaaacacagattagaggctataaagtgggggactatATCCATTCCTAaggaggctttcacattcacaattttaggagtagatgtagtttttagagagagaggttctctcctctctcttaggattaggatttaggacttctcttagttttaggagtgactctcaatccaggttcaatgttcttttatttatttttccatgcatgtctatgtcagatttaagttcttttgttaatgcaatttgaggtatttcagtttaatattgctttcttttatttacatgattattgcttcccatctgaaggcattcttattcca carries:
- the LOC107640692 gene encoding UPF0746 protein DDB_G0281095-like; amino-acid sequence: MAENTGKSSMLGHPSTILRLCNRAGVLFEDADIDRVTGGRGITKQKMDGVPEPEEDRRAQGRRRRPQVEEEQASGAMDLSQMQRTIEEMSQQYMRAQEQQQEQYLRQQEQYLKAQEQQEHWQQQMMEKQENFQLKMLDQQREFQAKILEGQREQSANFQESFNRLSL